A single region of the Longimicrobium sp. genome encodes:
- the infA gene encoding translation initiation factor IF-1, which yields KEEGIVVEGQVTEVLPDRKYRVVLENGHIVLAYGAGKMTKFKIRVMVGDRVTVSLSPYDLTRGRITYRHK from the coding sequence CAAGGAAGAGGGAATCGTCGTAGAGGGGCAGGTGACGGAAGTGCTCCCGGACCGCAAGTACCGGGTCGTGCTGGAGAACGGGCACATCGTTCTGGCCTACGGGGCGGGGAAGATGACCAAGTTCAAGATCCGCGTGATGGTGGGCGACCGCGTCACGGTTTCGCTGTCCCCGTACGACCTGACCCGGGGCCGGATCACGTACCGCCACAAGTGA